The following DNA comes from Hordeum vulgare subsp. vulgare chromosome 3H, MorexV3_pseudomolecules_assembly, whole genome shotgun sequence.
GAGCGGATATCTAGAACCTGGCTATATGTGTGAATCCACATTTGGTAACTTGGCAAAAAGATGTATttataagttcaaaaaacgaTATATGAAAAGATACATGTACAAGAGAATTGTCCTTGTAACTTAGCATACGTGTCTTGATCAATGTATTATTTCATCCAGAGATTGTTCACACCTTGAAAAGACGAATTTTGCCAAGTTACAAAAGATCGATGAACCCAGATGTTGCCCATTCTTTCAACCTTAAATTTGACATGGTATACATCACCGTATCCCTGGTAGCCATTAGAAAGCTTGTGTTTGTGGTCCTTCCACAACATTTTCATATTCCAAACGATAGCCATTTTCACATGAAAAAAGCTCCCATCTTATGCACCGTATATAACCTCTCCACTATGTATTGTTCATGCTAGAGATGAATGATACTCCCTACATTCCTTTAGATAAGGTGTATTTGTTTTTTGATAAAATTTCACAATGCAAGGTGCATTTCTTTTGATTTCTCGTAATTCCATTTATAACCCTCCAgaaaaaaggaaagtatctctCCCTGAGTGCATATATTTCTCCTCgtagagaaaaaaaaaaggaaagtatctTCCTCCCGATTGCATATAGCTCTTTCTTTTCTAGGCTAAATGATTTAATTGCCTATAATTAACTAATTAGCCAAGGGCCATTTCGTCCTAGATTGACTATAATTATGTGCCATGGTCACCGTGTcaaaaataatacaccttacaTAATGAAACGGGGGAAGTACTATCCTAGTAGGGGAAGTGAAACAATGCAAGGATGAAATGGTCATAAAAGGCATTACATCTCGATCTTCTCCATCCGCTGGAGATATTGGTTGACCCACCTCTAATCATACTTCTTATTTGTAGGGTTGTGAGCGCCGTAACAGCATGGGCGAACTGAACTGGCAGTTAAGATGTCGTGGTACGATCTCCGTGTGGGGTGAAGGAAGAGGAAAATCAGTTCTTATGGATAGAGTGTACAAGGGAATAAGGagcaagtcgaaagaattcaaggaGGTGGAATTCGGACATCATATCTGGATTGATGTACCCAATCAATTCTATATGCTGGTTTTCGCCAGAAGCTTACTTACCAGTTTTTATTCTGAAAATCAAGTTGAGGAAATCCATGCAGCTACAGTGATGGGAGAAGTAGAGCTCATTGAAGAGTGTTGTAAGTTTGCGATCCAAGGATGACTGGGATTTGATAAGAGCCGCATTGTTTTCCAAGCCTACTACAGGCTGTATCGTTGTCATTACAACTGAAGGAAGTGTCGCCAGACATTGTGTAGAAAATAAAGATGACCGAGTGCTCAACGTCAAAGGTCTGGAATCTGACactgcctaacatctattcacaaAGGTAAACACTAAATGCTGTCAAATCCATGCATATTTATTGATTAGTCGGccattcaaatgaaatgcatgcataTGATATGATCGATCTATCCAGTTCAGgcaagctagctagctagttagCAGCATTTTGTTTGTGTATATctcataattaattaattaatttgttCGGCCATTATTTGTTTGTGCAGATCGCTCATGGTGGTAGCAAtggcatgcagcaatttgatgatgagatgatgaagcGTACCATTGCCAAGTGCGGTGGGCTTCCCAAAGTAATAGCTGCTATAGGTGAAAGCACCACCAGTGATTTGGAGGGTTTCAGCAACGACTTCATGCACATTCTGGAGACCAGCCCGGAATTTCATACCTTGAAGGGTctattttcttggatgcactccTACTTTGATGATTGCTCAGATTCAGTCAAGCCATGCATCTTCTATCTGGCGGTCTTCCCTGCAGATTACAACGTTAGGAAGAGGCGTTTACTCAGGCGGTGGATCGCAGAAGGTTACTCTAGGGACGCATCTGCAGATATTACGGCAGAGGAGAACGGGGAAAGGCTATTCTCAGAGCTCATGGAGTTGAGTGTAATTCAGCAGGAGTCACCGATTATAAGCACCAAGCTCATCAGCACACGCCAAGTCAATGGTTTCTTCCGCGAGTACATCATCTCACGGCCAATGGAGGATAACCTTGTGTTTGCACTTGAAGGGCATTGCAGCCTCAACTCGCATCGCACTGGACAACACCTCACCATAGGCAACAGCTGGGACAGAGATGAGGCTGTGTTCAAGAGCATGGACTTGTCGCGGCTACGGTCTTTGACAGTGTTTGGGGAGTGGAGGTCATTCTTAATCTCTTCTTCCGGCAGCAATATGAGACTGCTGCGGGCGCTTGATCTTGAGGACACCACAAATCTAACAGATGATGACCTATACAAGATTGGGAAGCTACCACCTCGCCTTAAGTTCCTCTCGCTACGAAGGTGCATCCACATCACATTCCTGCCCGATTCGGTTGGTAAGCTGAGGCAGCTGCAGACTCTGGACGTCAGGGGAACATCCATTGTTACCATGCCAGAaagcatcatcaatctacacaagttGCAGTATATTCGTGCCGGCATCACCGTTGATTCAGAAGCATCAACACCACCACATGTTTCCTCTTGGTTGCCTGATGTATGCAGACGCCATCGCCTAGTCGGTGTTCAGGTGCCCGAAGAGATTGGGAAACTGACTGCATTGCACACGCTCGGTGTCATTAACGTCGCCGCTTCAGGGGCAAAGGCCTTCTTGCCAGAGCTCAAGAAGCTCACCCAGTTGCGCAAGCTTGGAGTGTCCGGCATCAACAAGCATAACAGCAAGCACTTTTTCGCTGCAATCTCATATCATGGCCATTTTGAATCCTTGTCTGTGCgcctcaacaaggacaacaacaatcaAGGTTGTTGCTTGGATGGCATTCCCCTACCTTTGAAGAACCTGCGGAGCCTTAAACTGCACGGGCTTAATGAGAAATTGCCAGACTGGGGAAGTGACCAACTTAGCAAGCTCATAAAATTGGATTTAGAGATGGCCACTTTAATGGAAAGTGACATAGAGTTCCTTGGCAAGCTACCACAACTATGTATTCTTCGCATCAGGCAGCTTCAAGATCCCGAACTCCATTTCCGTGCCCTTGTGAATGGAGAAGAACATGACTGTTATGAAAAGGTCAAGGTCCTGGAGATTGCTTGCAGCTCCAGCTCCAGCAGCTTTCAAGTGACTTTTGGATGCAAAGCAATGAAAAACCTTGAGCTGTTCAAGGTCAACTGCCCCAGTGTATCTTCATTTCAGTTTTCTGGCTTGGAGCATCTTTCTCAACTCACGGAATTCTTGCGTAACTAAGGTTTCAATGCCCAAACACTCAGCAAAGAATGGTGGTAGCCAGCTTTGGTGAACACTCGAGCAACAAAAACCACAAACCTTGTTGTGAAGCTGGGGGAACCGCCACGTTCATCTGGGGGGTCGACACTGTGTAATGTTTATGTACATCTGTCAACATAGGGGACTGGTTGAGTAGTAGTGCAGCTGTTGTTGGGCGATCTCACCTCAAATGTTGGGTTGCTTATCTGCCCAGTAAGATGTTGCTTGCTCCTTGACATGCCGCaccattgttttgctcgtttcgTAGTAGTATTAGTATATATGCGGCATATTACAATTATAAGTCTGAAGCCAGCAAAATCGATCATGCATCTGTCCAGTGGGAAAATAAAGGGACGTAGTTAATTAATATACATGGAACATATATGTAATATACATGGAACATATATGGAAAAATACAGGAGGCGTTGAAATATGctaaggctggtcatagtgggggtatcatagctagtaacatagtcttgggactagaaaacatggtgatgtggcaagtaattaaagaagagagaggggattaaactaacataggtagataccgtaacatttTAAATGTTatgctatgtgtcatgcatgtcaataaatgagatcatctatgatactagtttatgatactatgtactatgaaggtagtatcatacaatagcaaCATAtgtatgatactactatatgttactctccactatgagcagcctaaTGAGTGGAAGCCTTGTATCTCCAATTGCGTACCCATTGTCTTGAAGCTCATCGGACTCCCAACGCAGGCGAACGAACATGGAAATCAGATAGATGAACTGATACAGACAATACAGATTTACATTTCCCGAAGTTGAGTAGTATCTGTTGTATGGTTCAATCC
Coding sequences within:
- the LOC123442266 gene encoding disease resistance protein PIK6-NP-like, whose product is MAEFALGLTKTAVEGTLIRVKTAIEEEAKLKVRVQNDLVFITCEFEMMQSFLNVTNAAERVKNELVRTWVRQLRDLAFDVEDCVEFVIHLDINKSSLLWRVVPSCMAPVLPLDEAVAEIKQLKARVEDLSQRNLRYNLITNNTSKISEQQQPATTAAESSTAFHILNEVWEAAGRRCGGIADLQKLITSEGNDLQVVSLWSGGSGSTSSDGTTSIIRKAYGDPEICKEFKSHAWVKLNHGLFNPQDFIRSLLFQFYGMKAAVHTEYHGMEAELIQQVKKQKYLVIVEQVSTTVEWDAIRMYLPDCKNGSRIVISTKQLGLATLCTGEPYKVSDLRRFTDDQHICAIFKKGCERRNSMGELNWQLRCRGTISVWGEGRGKSVLMDRVYKGIRSKSKEFKEIAHGGSNGMQQFDDEMMKRTIAKCGGLPKVIAAIGESTTSDLEGFSNDFMHILETSPEFHTLKGLFSWMHSYFDDCSDSVKPCIFYLAVFPADYNVRKRRLLRRWIAEGYSRDASADITAEENGERLFSELMELSVIQQESPIISTKLISTRQVNGFFREYIISRPMEDNLVFALEGHCSLNSHRTGQHLTIGNSWDRDEAVFKSMDLSRLRSLTVFGEWRSFLISSSGSNMRLLRALDLEDTTNLTDDDLYKIGKLPPRLKFLSLRRCIHITFLPDSVGKLRQLQTLDVRGTSIVTMPESIINLHKLQYIRAGITVDSEASTPPHVSSWLPDVCRRHRLVGVQVPEEIGKLTALHTLGVINVAASGAKAFLPELKKLTQLRKLGVSGINKHNSKHFFAAISYHGHFESLSVRLNKDNNNQGCCLDGIPLPLKNLRSLKLHGLNEKLPDWGSDQLSKLIKLDLEMATLMESDIEFLGKLPQLCILRIRQLQDPELHFRALVNGEEHDCYEKVKVLEIACSSSSSSFQVTFGCKAMKNLELFKVNCPSVSSFQFSGLEHLSQLTEFLRN